A genomic region of Sphingobium sp. HWE2-09 contains the following coding sequences:
- a CDS encoding Crp/Fnr family transcriptional regulator gives MFTERFLKDKRGVALDAGEHARLESAIREVRTLAPRTTLVRAGEPLHQSILLIEGIMSRHIDDRDGLRQLVAVHVPGDFIDLHGYPLKTLDHDVGTMTAATVAIIPHTAMDAIVSEMPDMARKLWFATLIDAAIHRAWLFRLGRLDAVGRVAHFLCETNARLVSAGLSDGRRFALGLTQADIAEICGLTNVHVNRVLRTLREEGFCIFRSSLVEILEPQRLAARGQFDPAYLYIDDGLAVPTSSI, from the coding sequence ATGTTTACCGAGCGCTTCCTGAAAGACAAACGCGGTGTCGCTCTCGATGCCGGGGAACATGCGCGTCTGGAATCGGCGATCCGGGAAGTGCGGACGCTTGCGCCCCGGACGACGCTCGTGCGCGCCGGAGAGCCGCTGCATCAAAGCATCCTGCTGATAGAAGGGATCATGTCCCGCCATATCGACGATCGCGACGGGCTGCGGCAATTGGTGGCCGTGCATGTGCCAGGCGATTTTATCGATCTTCACGGCTATCCGCTCAAGACACTCGATCATGACGTCGGCACGATGACCGCGGCGACCGTCGCCATCATACCGCATACCGCCATGGATGCGATCGTCAGCGAAATGCCGGACATGGCCCGCAAGCTCTGGTTCGCGACATTGATCGACGCGGCGATCCATCGCGCATGGCTGTTCCGGCTCGGGCGGCTCGATGCCGTCGGTCGTGTCGCGCATTTCCTGTGCGAAACCAACGCCCGGCTCGTCTCGGCTGGCTTGAGCGACGGTCGTCGCTTTGCGCTGGGTTTGACGCAGGCGGACATCGCCGAAATCTGCGGCCTCACCAATGTCCATGTGAACCGCGTGCTGCGCACTTTGCGCGAAGAAGGCTTCTGCATCTTCCGATCGTCGCTTGTTGAAATCCTCGAACCGCAACGGCTGGCGGCGCGCGGACAGTTCGATCCTGCCTATCTTTATATCGACGACGGACTTGCCGTGCCGACCTCCTCCATTTGA
- a CDS encoding response regulator transcription factor, which produces MAQADAISILLVEDDEAARTNIAAILTGAGMVVEQAIDGATGLNRAGGGSHDVIILDRMLPHLSGIDIVTRLRVAGIGAPVLMLSALGRSEHRVEGLEGGVDDYLAKPFEPDELVARVRALWRRASRRSHEPVLLFGDLECHVKARTAFRQGKHLPLSPKEFELFRYLMDHAGEVVTREMLLRQVWKLSFDPQTNVVDVNVGRLRRKLEDGFTGPVLETVWGTGYRLIAATGSGRA; this is translated from the coding sequence ATGGCGCAAGCAGACGCGATTTCGATATTGCTGGTCGAGGACGACGAAGCGGCGCGCACCAATATCGCCGCAATCCTGACAGGCGCGGGCATGGTGGTGGAACAGGCGATCGACGGCGCCACCGGCCTCAACCGGGCGGGCGGTGGCAGCCACGACGTCATTATCCTGGACCGGATGTTGCCGCATCTGTCCGGCATCGACATCGTCACCCGCCTGCGCGTGGCGGGCATAGGTGCACCCGTGCTGATGCTGTCGGCGCTTGGCCGCAGCGAACATCGGGTCGAGGGGCTGGAGGGCGGCGTGGACGATTACCTCGCCAAGCCGTTCGAACCCGACGAACTGGTCGCCCGCGTCCGCGCCCTGTGGCGGCGGGCCAGCAGGCGCAGTCATGAGCCGGTGCTGCTGTTCGGCGATCTGGAATGCCATGTGAAGGCGCGCACCGCCTTTCGCCAGGGCAAGCACCTGCCGCTGTCGCCGAAGGAATTTGAACTGTTCCGTTATCTGATGGACCACGCAGGCGAAGTGGTGACGCGCGAAATGCTGCTGCGTCAGGTCTGGAAATTGAGTTTCGACCCGCAGACCAACGTCGTTGACGTCAATGTCGGGCGCTTGCGCCGCAAGCTGGAGGACGGGTTCACCGGCCCGGTCCTGGAAACCGTATGGGGCACCGGCTATCGGTTGATCGCCGCGACAGGATCGGGGCGTGCCTAG
- the ald gene encoding alanine dehydrogenase yields the protein MIVGTVKEIKNHEYRVGLTPESVHELTAHGHRVLVESGAGDGIGASDALYEKAGALIVATAAAIFADAEMIVKVKEPQPQERAMLRPGQILYTYLHLAPDPDQTRDLIASGATCIAYETVTDDHGGLPLLKPMSQVAGRMAIQAGATALEKAHGGRGVLLGGVPGVLPAKVAVIGGGVVGFNAAQMAAGLGADVTILDRSPEVLERLGMYFEARAKTRFSNRANVAECVADADLVIGAVLIPGAAAPKLVSAAMLGTMKKGAVLVDVAIDQGGCFETSHATTHADPTYIVNGIVHYCVANMPGAVARTSTYALNNVTLPHALHIAERGWKDALRRDPHLRAGLNVWDGKVTYQAVADDLGLPYTAAEEAIA from the coding sequence ATGATCGTCGGCACCGTCAAGGAGATCAAGAATCACGAATATCGCGTCGGCCTGACGCCCGAGAGCGTGCATGAACTGACCGCGCACGGCCATCGCGTGCTGGTAGAGAGCGGCGCGGGCGACGGGATCGGGGCGAGCGACGCGCTGTATGAAAAGGCAGGGGCGCTCATCGTCGCCACCGCCGCCGCCATCTTCGCCGACGCTGAGATGATCGTGAAGGTTAAGGAGCCGCAGCCGCAGGAGCGCGCGATGCTGCGCCCGGGCCAGATCCTCTATACCTATCTCCACCTTGCCCCCGACCCCGATCAGACCCGCGACCTGATCGCATCGGGCGCGACGTGCATCGCCTATGAAACCGTGACCGACGATCATGGCGGCCTGCCACTTCTCAAGCCCATGAGCCAGGTCGCGGGTCGCATGGCGATCCAGGCGGGGGCGACCGCGCTGGAAAAGGCGCATGGCGGGCGCGGCGTGTTGCTGGGCGGCGTACCCGGGGTGCTGCCCGCCAAGGTGGCGGTGATCGGCGGCGGCGTCGTGGGCTTCAACGCGGCGCAGATGGCGGCGGGTCTGGGCGCGGACGTGACTATATTGGATCGCAGCCCCGAAGTGCTGGAGAGACTGGGCATGTATTTCGAGGCGCGGGCCAAGACGCGCTTTTCCAACCGCGCCAATGTGGCCGAATGCGTGGCCGACGCCGACCTGGTGATCGGCGCGGTGCTGATCCCCGGGGCCGCCGCCCCCAAGTTGGTCAGCGCCGCCATGCTGGGCACGATGAAGAAGGGCGCGGTGCTGGTCGATGTCGCGATCGACCAGGGCGGTTGTTTCGAAACCAGCCACGCGACCACTCATGCGGACCCGACCTATATCGTCAATGGCATCGTCCATTATTGCGTGGCGAACATGCCCGGCGCAGTCGCGCGCACCAGCACCTATGCGCTCAACAATGTCACGCTGCCTCATGCGCTGCACATCGCCGAACGGGGATGGAAGGACGCGCTGCGCCGTGATCCCCATCTGCGCGCGGGGCTGAACGTGTGGGACGGCAAGGTGACCTATCAGGCGGTCGCGGACGATCTCGGCCTGCCCTACACGGCGGCGGAAGAAGCCATAGCCTGA
- a CDS encoding peptidylprolyl isomerase, whose protein sequence is MNRLFALALFAAFLTAPALAADAPTTPSAVVAQAPASAWRAIPADELLVMTVEGGQRIVIQLSPTFSPRHVANIVALAKAHWWDGTSINRVQDNYVVQWGDATEKKPMPPGLTPTSPADYALPLANRRLAITPLPYADPYAPSIGFVGGWPVAMDGSSAWLPHCYGYVGVGRNMSPNAGTGAELYAVIGQAPRQLDRNIAVVGRVIDGMAHLSSLPRGTGDLGFYTPTEHQVPILTVRLASELPTAEQPRFQVMDTASASFADYLRLRANRKDDFYDRPVGGVDLCNAPVPVRAAP, encoded by the coding sequence ATGAACCGTCTTTTCGCGCTTGCGCTTTTCGCTGCCTTCCTCACCGCCCCGGCCTTGGCCGCCGACGCGCCGACCACGCCGTCGGCTGTGGTCGCGCAGGCGCCCGCCTCCGCCTGGCGCGCCATTCCCGCCGACGAGTTGCTGGTCATGACGGTCGAAGGCGGCCAGCGCATCGTCATCCAGTTGTCGCCGACCTTTTCGCCGCGCCATGTCGCCAATATCGTGGCGTTGGCGAAAGCGCATTGGTGGGACGGCACCAGCATCAACCGGGTGCAGGATAATTATGTCGTGCAATGGGGCGATGCGACCGAGAAGAAGCCGATGCCGCCCGGCCTGACGCCGACCAGTCCGGCCGATTATGCGCTGCCGCTGGCGAACCGGCGGCTGGCGATCACGCCCCTGCCCTATGCCGATCCCTATGCGCCTTCCATCGGCTTCGTCGGCGGCTGGCCGGTGGCGATGGACGGGTCGTCGGCCTGGCTGCCGCATTGCTATGGCTATGTCGGCGTGGGGCGCAACATGTCGCCCAATGCCGGGACGGGCGCGGAACTCTATGCCGTGATCGGCCAGGCGCCGCGGCAGCTCGACCGCAATATCGCGGTGGTCGGCCGGGTGATCGACGGCATGGCGCATCTGTCCAGCCTGCCGCGCGGAACGGGTGATTTGGGTTTCTACACGCCAACCGAGCATCAGGTGCCGATCCTGACGGTCCGCCTGGCCAGCGAACTGCCGACGGCTGAGCAACCGCGTTTTCAGGTGATGGACACAGCGTCGGCCAGCTTCGCCGACTATCTGCGCCTGCGCGCCAATCGGAAGGATGATTTCTATGATCGCCCCGTCGGCGGCGTGGACCTGTGCAATGCACCGGTGCCGGTCCGGGCCGCGCCCTGA
- a CDS encoding cation:proton antiporter — MLSEAWLALTDVLNPHGPPLQAAKSYTPSDFSIHFFLQLAVIIAACRVIGWIGRKWLKQPQVVGEMVAGVLLGPSLLGLFFPELQNAIFPKDTRNMLYVGAQLGVGLYMFMVGLTLRLDHFQSKASSAAAVSMAGIAVPFLLAALITPTLIDMPGLFTPGISQANATLFMGACIALTAFPMLARIINENGLANSALGTLTLTAGAFDDAASWCVLAIVLATFGAGAGVAVIAIGGAILYAAFMLLFGRRLLAPLGQAVEKRGAMSRQILAITMLLFCLSAFLMDAIGIHAIFGGFLIGVCMPRGRFVTELQQKVEPIAVVLLLPMFFTYSGLNTRMDMVNSVGLLLIAGAILIVSILAKFGACYAAARLTGEDNRTALGIGALMNARGLMELIIINIGLQKGIIGPTLFSMLVLMAIVTTVMATPLFEAVYGRKARQSGELAARDADIATA; from the coding sequence ATGCTCAGCGAAGCCTGGCTCGCACTGACTGACGTGCTTAATCCGCATGGTCCGCCCCTCCAGGCCGCCAAAAGCTATACGCCGTCCGATTTCAGCATCCATTTTTTCCTGCAATTGGCGGTCATCATAGCCGCATGCCGGGTCATAGGCTGGATTGGCCGAAAATGGCTGAAGCAGCCGCAGGTCGTCGGCGAAATGGTGGCGGGCGTCCTGCTCGGTCCTTCGCTGCTGGGCCTGTTCTTCCCCGAACTGCAAAATGCGATCTTCCCCAAGGATACGCGCAATATGCTGTATGTCGGCGCGCAGCTGGGCGTGGGGCTATATATGTTCATGGTCGGCCTGACGCTGCGTCTCGATCATTTCCAATCGAAGGCCAGCAGCGCCGCCGCCGTCTCCATGGCAGGGATCGCCGTGCCGTTCCTGCTTGCAGCCCTGATCACGCCGACCCTGATCGACATGCCCGGCCTTTTCACCCCGGGGATCAGTCAGGCGAACGCTACGCTGTTCATGGGCGCGTGCATCGCGTTGACGGCGTTTCCGATGCTGGCCCGCATCATCAACGAAAATGGCTTGGCGAATTCGGCACTGGGAACCTTGACGCTGACGGCTGGTGCGTTTGACGACGCGGCATCCTGGTGTGTCCTCGCGATCGTGCTGGCGACCTTCGGAGCCGGGGCGGGCGTTGCCGTGATCGCGATCGGCGGCGCGATCCTCTATGCCGCGTTCATGCTACTGTTCGGCCGCAGGCTGTTGGCGCCGCTGGGCCAGGCCGTCGAGAAGCGCGGCGCGATGAGCAGGCAGATATTGGCGATTACGATGCTGCTATTCTGCCTGTCCGCCTTCCTGATGGATGCGATCGGCATTCATGCCATCTTCGGCGGTTTCCTGATCGGCGTATGTATGCCGCGCGGGCGGTTCGTGACGGAATTGCAGCAGAAAGTGGAGCCGATCGCCGTCGTTCTGCTGCTGCCGATGTTCTTCACCTATTCGGGTCTCAACACGCGGATGGACATGGTCAATTCGGTCGGTCTGCTGTTGATCGCAGGCGCGATCCTCATCGTGTCGATCCTGGCCAAGTTCGGCGCCTGTTATGCCGCTGCCCGGCTGACGGGCGAAGATAACCGCACGGCCCTTGGTATCGGCGCCCTGATGAACGCGCGCGGACTGATGGAATTGATCATCATCAACATCGGGCTGCAAAAAGGGATTATCGGCCCGACCCTGTTTTCCATGCTGGTGTTGATGGCGATCGTGACCACGGTGATGGCGACCCCGCTGTTCGAAGCGGTCTATGGTCGCAAGGCTCGCCAGAGCGGCGAACTGGCGGCGCGCGACGCGGATATTGCTACCGCCTGA
- a CDS encoding MarR family transcriptional regulator yields the protein MSADDKEPAMDQERLDGWKLDGLDFPSFRMSLVAKVMDRLTIRELSAITNLPIAEWRVLSRLALAPKGLTVRQIAMKAWVDRAEVSRAATSLEKQGLVGRRDNPADRRAPIMFITPAGEGVYGPLMAHRTAFHARVMQSLTAEESELLDELLRKLAADLLAMTEEAVR from the coding sequence TTGAGCGCCGACGATAAGGAACCCGCCATGGATCAGGAGCGGCTGGACGGCTGGAAACTGGACGGGCTGGATTTTCCTTCCTTTCGCATGTCGCTGGTCGCCAAGGTCATGGACCGGCTGACCATCCGCGAACTGTCCGCCATTACCAACCTGCCGATCGCCGAATGGCGCGTGCTCAGCCGTCTGGCGCTGGCGCCCAAAGGGCTGACCGTGCGCCAGATCGCGATGAAAGCGTGGGTCGATCGGGCGGAGGTGAGCCGGGCGGCCACCTCGCTGGAGAAGCAGGGGCTGGTCGGGCGGCGCGACAATCCGGCCGATCGCCGGGCGCCCATCATGTTCATCACGCCTGCGGGCGAGGGCGTCTATGGCCCGTTGATGGCGCATCGCACGGCATTCCATGCGCGCGTGATGCAGTCGCTGACGGCGGAGGAAAGCGAGCTGCTGGACGAATTGCTGCGCAAGCTGGCGGCCGACCTGCTGGCGATGACGGAGGAGGCCGTCCGATGA
- a CDS encoding sensor histidine kinase: MPRSGLFRSVFGRVTLSALLVSLLSTLALFLVVEKIVADDGRAMLAREVDTDLAGLADIYLSSDEGELKARIADRLAMNREDGERSWYLLTDPMGRRLAGNLDRWPIIASEVSEARFVTLPDGDRMFARATQLGTGARLLVGRSSYRGEALLTRLATAFAVAGAGIALLSLVAGHFAARRLRARVEVVNATFAAVRAGRIAARTPGAGDHDELAELAANTNSMLDQVERLMEAQRTVSDQTAHEIRTPLMHLDTRILKAMESTSDEALLRTLEQSRAEIRGVVRLLDSLLDIAGTQAMRGDLRGLAEVDLSDIAESLADLYGASAEELGIGFHARIAPGVRGRADPMEMTRLMSNLLDNAFKYVPCGGSVVLEMAHGPRIVVQDDGPGIPSADRERVFERYVRLDGARGGGHGLGLSLARAIAERHDLSLHVEDAAPGARFVLQPEERDD, encoded by the coding sequence GTGCCTAGATCCGGCCTGTTCCGTTCGGTCTTCGGGCGGGTCACTCTGTCGGCGCTGCTGGTCAGTTTACTTTCCACGCTGGCCCTGTTCCTGGTGGTGGAAAAGATCGTGGCCGACGATGGCCGGGCCATGCTGGCGCGGGAGGTCGATACCGATCTTGCCGGACTGGCCGACATCTACCTGAGCAGTGACGAGGGTGAATTGAAGGCGCGGATCGCCGATCGCCTGGCGATGAACCGAGAGGATGGCGAACGCAGCTGGTATCTGCTGACCGATCCGATGGGACGCCGCCTGGCTGGCAATCTCGATCGCTGGCCGATCATCGCGTCCGAAGTCTCCGAAGCCCGTTTCGTCACCCTGCCCGATGGCGACCGCATGTTCGCCCGCGCGACGCAATTGGGCACCGGCGCCCGCCTGCTGGTGGGGCGCAGCAGCTATCGTGGGGAGGCGCTATTGACCCGGCTCGCCACGGCCTTTGCCGTTGCTGGCGCAGGCATCGCGCTGCTCAGCCTGGTCGCGGGCCATTTCGCCGCCCGCCGCCTGCGCGCGCGTGTGGAGGTGGTGAACGCCACCTTCGCCGCCGTGCGCGCCGGGCGGATCGCGGCCCGCACGCCGGGCGCGGGCGACCATGACGAACTGGCCGAACTGGCCGCCAACACCAACAGCATGCTCGATCAGGTCGAGCGGTTGATGGAGGCGCAGCGGACGGTGTCGGACCAGACCGCGCATGAAATCCGCACTCCGCTGATGCATCTGGACACGCGTATCCTCAAGGCGATGGAAAGCACGAGCGACGAGGCGCTGCTGCGCACGCTGGAGCAGTCGCGGGCGGAAATCCGCGGTGTCGTGCGCCTGCTCGATTCGCTGCTCGACATTGCGGGGACGCAGGCGATGCGCGGCGACCTGCGCGGCCTTGCCGAAGTGGATTTGAGCGATATCGCCGAAAGCCTGGCAGACCTTTATGGCGCCAGCGCAGAGGAATTGGGCATCGGTTTCCATGCGCGGATCGCGCCAGGGGTCCGTGGCCGGGCCGACCCCATGGAAATGACGCGCCTCATGTCCAACCTGCTCGACAATGCGTTCAAATATGTGCCGTGCGGCGGATCGGTGGTGCTGGAAATGGCGCATGGCCCGCGCATCGTCGTGCAGGATGACGGTCCCGGCATCCCCTCCGCCGATCGGGAGCGGGTGTTCGAACGCTATGTCCGGCTTGACGGCGCGCGTGGCGGTGGGCATGGCCTTGGCCTGTCGCTCGCCAGGGCGATTGCGGAGCGGCACGACTTGTCGCTGCATGTGGAGGATGCTGCGCCCGGCGCGCGGTTCGTCCTCCAGCCGGAGGAACGGGATGATTAG
- a CDS encoding FdhF/YdeP family oxidoreductase — MADEAEPIDYSGSSGGWGSVRGIVQTMAREMASPGALKTLRTQNKPGGFMCTSCAWGKPKHPHAFEFCENGAKATLWELTTRRCTPDFFAKHSVTELRGWNDHDLEHEGRLTEPMRYDAASDHYVPCSWDEAFAAIGAELRAIDPKSAVFYASGRASLETSYLYALFARLYGHNNLPDSSNMCHETTSVTLKQLIGSPVGTCTLDDFEQCDAIFFFGQNTGTNSPRFLHPLQEAVKRGCKVVTFNPIREKGLIAFTNPQNPTEMLTGKDTQISCQYLQVRAGGDIAAIMGLCKYVLAQDDARGGTIIDRAFIDAHCTGFEAFRARADATSWARIEQESGLSRTDIEEAGRVYVDAERVIGVYGMGLTQHVHGFENIAMLLNLLLMRGHIGRSGAGICPVRGHSNVQGQRTVGISEKPELVPLDKLAEQFGFDPPRDHGMTTVKVCEGLLDGTVQAFIGLGGNFLRAIPDQGRIEPVWERMRLTVQIATKLNRNHLFNGKTAYLLPCLGRSEEDMQAGGAQTVTIEDSFSHIHGSIGHRKPASEHLKSELAIVAGIAKATLTPNPKVRWDDWTGDYALVRDLIAETYHEEFHDMNARMFEPGGFYRGNGARERIWKTKSGKAQFTAPDMLAATDVADAEGRYRLVTVRSNDQFNTTIYGYSDRLRGIEGKRDVILINPADIDRAGLVAGQRVSLVGDADDGHVRRIDRLEIVPYDLPDGTIVGYYPELNPLIALWHHDQHSKTPASKAVPVRIDATG; from the coding sequence ATGGCGGACGAAGCCGAACCCATCGACTATAGCGGATCGTCCGGCGGATGGGGATCGGTGCGTGGCATCGTGCAGACCATGGCGCGCGAGATGGCGTCGCCCGGCGCGCTGAAGACGTTGCGGACGCAGAACAAGCCCGGCGGGTTCATGTGTACCAGCTGCGCTTGGGGGAAGCCCAAACATCCTCATGCTTTCGAATTTTGCGAAAATGGCGCGAAGGCGACCTTGTGGGAATTGACGACGCGGCGCTGCACGCCCGATTTCTTTGCCAAGCACAGCGTCACCGAACTGCGCGGCTGGAACGATCATGATCTGGAGCATGAGGGTCGGCTGACCGAGCCGATGCGCTATGACGCGGCCAGCGACCATTATGTGCCATGTAGCTGGGACGAGGCCTTTGCCGCCATCGGTGCAGAGTTGCGGGCGATCGATCCGAAGTCGGCGGTCTTTTACGCGTCCGGGCGGGCGAGTCTGGAGACGTCCTATCTCTATGCGCTGTTCGCGCGGCTTTACGGGCATAACAACCTGCCCGACAGTTCCAACATGTGCCACGAAACGACGTCGGTGACGCTCAAGCAGTTGATCGGATCGCCGGTCGGCACCTGCACGCTGGACGATTTCGAGCAGTGCGACGCGATCTTCTTTTTCGGGCAGAATACCGGGACCAACAGCCCGCGCTTCCTGCACCCCTTGCAGGAGGCGGTGAAGCGGGGGTGCAAGGTCGTGACCTTCAACCCCATCCGCGAAAAGGGGCTGATCGCCTTTACCAATCCGCAAAACCCGACCGAGATGTTGACGGGCAAGGATACGCAGATCAGTTGCCAATATCTTCAGGTGCGCGCCGGGGGCGACATCGCTGCGATCATGGGGCTGTGCAAATATGTGCTGGCACAGGATGACGCGCGCGGCGGGACGATCATCGACCGGGCGTTCATAGATGCGCACTGCACCGGGTTCGAGGCGTTTCGCGCGCGGGCCGACGCAACGTCGTGGGCGCGGATCGAGCAGGAATCCGGCTTGAGCCGCACGGACATCGAGGAAGCGGGCCGCGTCTATGTCGACGCGGAGCGGGTCATCGGCGTCTATGGCATGGGCCTGACGCAGCATGTGCATGGCTTCGAGAATATCGCGATGTTGCTCAATCTGCTGCTGATGCGCGGCCATATCGGGCGGTCGGGCGCGGGCATATGCCCGGTGCGCGGGCATAGCAATGTGCAAGGCCAGCGGACGGTCGGCATTTCCGAAAAGCCCGAACTGGTGCCGTTGGACAAGTTGGCCGAGCAGTTCGGCTTCGATCCGCCGCGCGACCATGGCATGACGACGGTGAAGGTATGCGAAGGGCTGCTGGACGGCACGGTGCAGGCGTTCATTGGGCTGGGCGGCAATTTCCTGCGCGCGATCCCCGATCAGGGGCGGATCGAGCCGGTGTGGGAGCGCATGCGGTTGACGGTGCAGATCGCTACCAAGCTCAATCGCAACCATCTGTTCAACGGCAAGACCGCCTATCTACTTCCATGCCTGGGCCGCAGCGAGGAGGATATGCAGGCCGGCGGCGCGCAGACGGTGACGATCGAGGATAGTTTCAGCCATATTCACGGGTCGATCGGGCATAGAAAGCCCGCGAGCGAACATCTGAAATCCGAACTGGCGATCGTGGCCGGGATTGCCAAGGCCACGCTGACGCCCAATCCCAAGGTGCGGTGGGACGATTGGACGGGCGACTATGCGCTGGTCCGCGATCTGATCGCCGAGACCTATCATGAAGAATTTCACGACATGAATGCGCGGATGTTCGAGCCAGGCGGCTTTTACCGCGGCAATGGCGCGCGCGAACGCATCTGGAAGACCAAGAGTGGCAAGGCGCAGTTCACCGCGCCGGATATGCTGGCGGCCACCGATGTTGCCGATGCGGAGGGACGCTATCGGTTGGTCACGGTGCGGTCCAACGATCAGTTCAATACGACCATCTATGGCTATAGCGACCGGTTACGCGGGATCGAGGGCAAGCGGGACGTGATCCTGATCAATCCGGCCGATATAGACCGGGCCGGGCTGGTCGCGGGACAGCGGGTTTCGCTGGTGGGCGATGCGGATGATGGCCATGTGCGGCGGATCGACCGGCTGGAAATCGTGCCCTATGACCTGCCCGATGGAACGATCGTGGGCTATTATCCCGAACTCAATCCGCTGATCGCTTTGTGGCATCATGACCAGCATTCGAAGACGCCGGCCAGCAAAGCGGTGCCTGTTCGGATCGATGCGACGGGTTGA
- a CDS encoding sulfite exporter TauE/SafE family protein — MHGDVMTWLIPLVSMLAAGLLAGFAAGIFGIGGGFVVVPALLVVLPLLGGTHEAIAHVAIGTSAATIIVTSIRSLLAHAKRGAVEFEVLRAWAPWIVLGCGAGVMLAGHVDGNTLKMIFATGVGLMSLNFLLPSVSGKVVSDTMPSGIVRMGIAGGLGTFSSLLGIGGGVIAIMVMTLCGRTIHRAIATASGIGTLIAIPTTIGFAIIGFKEGGLPWGSLGYINIPATVAIASMSMLTAPLGVAAAHSLPAGPLKKIFGIYLIIISVIMFRAGLHG; from the coding sequence ATGCACGGCGATGTCATGACCTGGCTCATCCCCCTGGTTTCCATGCTCGCCGCCGGTCTGCTCGCGGGCTTTGCCGCGGGCATTTTCGGCATTGGCGGCGGTTTCGTGGTCGTGCCTGCGCTGCTGGTGGTGCTGCCGCTGTTAGGCGGTACGCATGAGGCGATCGCCCATGTCGCGATCGGCACGTCGGCCGCGACCATCATCGTCACCTCGATCCGTTCATTGTTGGCCCACGCCAAGCGCGGCGCGGTGGAGTTCGAAGTGCTGCGCGCCTGGGCGCCCTGGATCGTGCTGGGCTGCGGCGCGGGCGTGATGCTCGCGGGGCATGTCGACGGCAATACGCTCAAGATGATCTTCGCCACCGGCGTCGGCCTCATGTCGCTCAACTTCCTGTTGCCCAGCGTCAGCGGCAAGGTGGTCAGCGACACCATGCCGTCGGGCATCGTGCGCATGGGCATCGCCGGGGGGCTTGGCACCTTCTCCTCCCTGCTTGGCATCGGCGGCGGCGTGATCGCGATCATGGTCATGACCCTGTGCGGCCGCACCATCCACCGCGCGATCGCCACGGCTTCGGGCATCGGCACGCTGATCGCCATTCCCACCACAATCGGCTTTGCGATCATCGGTTTCAAGGAAGGCGGTCTGCCCTGGGGGTCGCTGGGCTATATCAACATTCCCGCGACGGTCGCGATCGCATCCATGTCGATGTTGACCGCACCGCTGGGCGTCGCTGCGGCACACAGCCTGCCGGCCGGGCCGCTCAAGAAGATTTTCGGCATCTATCTGATCATCATCTCCGTCATCATGTTCCGCGCCGGTCTGCACGGCTAA